A genomic stretch from Campylobacter lari subsp. concheus includes:
- a CDS encoding phosphatidylserine decarboxylase, whose amino-acid sequence MKTNFIAKTGWNLLIILAIVFAIAQFIWGFSWLLWCIFILFACLFRASKIDYIADPNTIIAPIEGKIKCIKTSSYKELGECIEVQIINNIIHQGNIIAPLNMDIEETRPRHGLFLCPFMKNTNLMGERMLFLARSKGKQWALRIIFGALNRKVHIGDFGHHLNHGQNIGFMFDGSVSLLLPKDTRICVNENDKVRIGALIGYLNP is encoded by the coding sequence ATGAAAACAAATTTTATTGCAAAGACTGGCTGGAATTTACTTATAATTCTAGCTATAGTTTTTGCAATAGCTCAATTTATATGGGGATTTTCTTGGCTTTTATGGTGTATTTTTATACTTTTTGCTTGCCTTTTTAGAGCTAGTAAAATCGATTATATAGCAGATCCAAATACTATCATAGCTCCCATAGAAGGAAAAATAAAATGCATTAAAACAAGCTCATATAAAGAGCTTGGTGAATGCATAGAAGTGCAAATTATAAACAATATCATTCATCAAGGCAATATCATAGCTCCACTTAATATGGATATAGAAGAAACTAGACCAAGACACGGACTTTTTTTATGTCCATTTATGAAAAATACAAATTTAATGGGTGAAAGAATGTTATTTTTAGCGCGCTCTAAAGGCAAACAATGGGCATTACGCATCATTTTTGGCGCCTTAAATAGAAAAGTTCATATTGGTGATTTTGGTCATCATTTAAACCATGGACAAAATATAGGTTTTATGTTTGATGGTAGTGTGAGTTTATTACTTCCAAAAGATACTAGAATTTGCGTAAATGAAAACGATAAAGTACGCATTGGTGCATTGATAGGATACTTAAATCCATGA
- the pssA gene encoding CDP-diacylglycerol--serine O-phosphatidyltransferase — protein sequence MNFKLIYILPNLFTAASIFLGIISVIASINQNFDKALIYIILSLICDGLDGRVARATNSTSKFGVEFDSLADLIAFGVAPAMLFYMSIGYEYDRFGSLIAGLFVVFGAIRLARFNVTTGTYEPSVFIGLPIPTAAVVSALWVSAYLYYDFLRDFSLMIVCIQMLLAFLMVSNIRYPSFKKIDLKRANVLKVLILLVVLFSMLYLYFLESALIVASLYVLYGIIRSFFTLARKFKKD from the coding sequence ATGAATTTTAAACTAATTTATATTTTACCTAATCTTTTTACAGCTGCTTCCATATTTTTAGGCATTATTTCAGTGATTGCCTCTATTAATCAAAATTTTGATAAAGCATTAATTTATATCATTTTATCATTAATTTGTGATGGCTTAGATGGACGCGTTGCAAGAGCTACTAATTCTACTTCTAAATTTGGGGTTGAGTTTGATTCGCTAGCAGATTTAATAGCCTTTGGTGTTGCACCTGCTATGCTTTTTTATATGAGTATAGGTTATGAATATGATCGTTTTGGCTCCTTAATAGCTGGTTTATTTGTAGTTTTTGGCGCTATACGCTTAGCAAGATTTAATGTTACCACAGGTACTTATGAACCTTCAGTTTTTATAGGACTTCCTATACCAACAGCTGCAGTTGTAAGTGCTTTATGGGTAAGCGCTTATTTATATTATGATTTTTTACGTGATTTTTCTTTGATGATAGTATGCATTCAAATGCTTTTAGCTTTTTTAATGGTAAGCAATATAAGATATCCAAGTTTTAAAAAAATTGATTTAAAACGGGCAAATGTTTTAAAAGTATTAATCCTTTTAGTGGTCTTATTTTCCATGCTTTATTTGTATTTTTTAGAAAGTGCATTAATCGTCGCAAGCTTATATGTGCTTTATGGAATCATTCGAAGCTTTTTTACTCTAGCTCGTAAATTTAAAAAAGATTAA
- a CDS encoding DNA methylase produces the protein MQIYASIDLKSFYASAECVLRNLDPLTTNLIVADESRTDKTIILAVSPALKTYNIPGRLRLFEFKQKIHSINQERLKQAQKHHFKAKSFDTLELENDLNLELDYIIAKPRMATYIEFSTKIYSIYLKYFDPKDIHLYSIDEVFIDLSSYLERYKLSAHELLTKILLDILHTSKITATAGIGTNLYLAKIAMDILAKRQKVDENGLLIAFLDEKLYRYKLWHHKPLKDFWRIGKGIALKLANLNIHTMGDLARFSLKHEALLYKHFGINAELLIDHAWGIETCTMKDIKNYKSQNHSKVMAKVLPFAYDNTQAMKVLKELVDHLVLELIQNNLKTNHITLDIQYDKSNLENSSLLASYKGVTTKDSYGRTIPKNAHGSINLENFTHSLKIINKKTLELFCKISDKSLSIRKISLSLNNITDKAQKNYQELNLFSDFNAISQEKNQLEKEENLQKARLQIMQKFGKKAILKASSLDNETKEITSLIGGHNA, from the coding sequence ATGCAAATTTATGCTTCTATTGATTTGAAATCTTTTTATGCTTCAGCTGAGTGTGTTTTAAGAAATCTAGATCCCTTAACAACTAATCTCATTGTAGCAGATGAATCAAGAACAGATAAAACCATCATACTAGCAGTTTCACCTGCGCTAAAAACTTACAATATACCTGGTAGATTAAGACTTTTTGAGTTTAAACAAAAAATCCATTCGATTAACCAAGAAAGATTAAAACAAGCTCAAAAACACCACTTCAAAGCTAAAAGTTTTGATACATTAGAACTTGAAAATGATTTAAATTTAGAACTAGACTATATCATAGCTAAACCCAGAATGGCTACTTATATAGAATTTAGCACAAAAATATACAGCATTTATTTGAAGTATTTTGATCCTAAAGATATCCATTTATACTCTATTGATGAAGTTTTTATTGATCTTAGTTCTTATCTTGAAAGATACAAACTTTCAGCTCATGAGCTACTTACTAAAATTTTACTTGATATTTTACACACAAGCAAAATCACTGCAACAGCAGGCATAGGCACAAATTTATACTTAGCTAAAATTGCCATGGATATACTTGCTAAAAGACAAAAAGTAGATGAAAATGGCTTACTTATAGCCTTTTTAGATGAAAAATTATACAGATATAAATTATGGCATCATAAACCTTTAAAAGATTTTTGGCGTATAGGTAAAGGTATTGCTTTAAAACTTGCAAATTTAAACATTCACACTATGGGAGATCTTGCAAGATTTTCTTTAAAACACGAAGCCTTACTTTATAAACACTTTGGTATTAATGCTGAACTATTAATCGATCATGCATGGGGTATTGAAACTTGTACAATGAAAGATATCAAAAACTATAAATCACAAAATCATTCTAAAGTCATGGCTAAGGTTTTACCTTTTGCGTATGATAACACTCAAGCAATGAAAGTTTTAAAAGAACTTGTAGATCATTTAGTACTTGAACTTATACAAAATAATCTTAAAACAAATCATATCACGCTAGATATACAATATGATAAAAGCAACTTAGAAAATTCAAGCCTTTTAGCTTCTTATAAAGGAGTTACCACTAAAGATAGCTATGGAAGAACTATACCTAAAAATGCTCATGGAAGTATAAATTTAGAAAATTTTACCCATTCTCTAAAAATCATCAATAAAAAAACCTTAGAGCTTTTTTGCAAAATCAGCGATAAAAGCTTAAGCATTAGAAAAATCAGCCTAAGTTTAAATAATATCACAGATAAAGCACAAAAAAACTACCAAGAATTAAATTTATTTAGTGATTTTAATGCAATTTCACAAGAAAAAAATCAACTTGAAAAAGAAGAAAATCTCCAAAAAGCAAGACTTCAAATTATGCAAAAATTTGGCAAAAAGGCTATTTTAAAAGCTTCAAGTTTAGATAATGAAACTAAAGAAATTACTTCTTTAATAGGAGGCCATAATGCATGA
- the ciaB gene encoding invasion protein CiaB has translation MNDFKQIAKIVKNRKQNINSLYNILQTNQNHPLIDRALELANLENEKSNVLAMLRRLVDLKEENLVQELEKKGLNEEEISQIKYKVFSLVRAFYEVEHQDLIDEIKSKNLLDEFYLALVQGVHNIGVVMNSFELVWSKQILDTNNKILKEQFPNLSDALEFLKQNELYQLNQDGEICERSYGALVKIGTLWRFLPYAKAFENEVLKLEYEFDKLLEKLRNCTLDDEKNAYINYIEKLKFAFCEKDNNEVVKKWQEAELAWMEVKCPLQIGHPLEYYEDSYTHAVALEWDIRLEDVSGFNGSEFKEKIKKSFAMVYANLEEEDEALFDEVNFNLDKTQLYICMPMIFYGAELKGLFSAQVVPNDEYVSNIAGKKIFAFLNYVYENAKTKPFMKLSSMVFEKEFLDYGREILFYNEKLWKRIYEVSTIGHEFGHIFFVANDSEKKMNESGVFKNIEEFKATAGGLVNFFLHEEDDLKLPVFYELIKRAIGLIAWQRVEEVKPYYTEGLIHLSLLFKSGVLSFANEKLNIKFDEEAYEAFKAVFMQNYYKLARHYMLKEDAKNYLDEFCVLEDEVFLPLDEECKEFVKYYYELHKFYGNEIDESGEFEKYSNVK, from the coding sequence ATGAATGATTTTAAGCAAATAGCAAAAATTGTGAAAAATAGGAAACAAAATATCAATAGTCTTTATAATATACTTCAAACTAATCAAAATCATCCTTTGATAGATAGAGCTTTAGAACTAGCTAATCTTGAAAATGAAAAAAGTAATGTTTTGGCAATGTTGCGTCGTTTGGTGGATTTAAAAGAGGAAAATTTAGTCCAAGAGCTTGAGAAAAAAGGTTTAAACGAAGAAGAAATTTCTCAAATAAAATATAAAGTTTTTTCTTTAGTAAGAGCCTTTTATGAAGTAGAACACCAAGATTTAATCGATGAGATTAAAAGTAAAAATTTACTTGATGAGTTTTATTTGGCTTTAGTTCAAGGTGTGCATAATATAGGTGTAGTTATGAATTCTTTTGAGCTTGTTTGGAGCAAGCAAATTTTAGATACAAATAATAAAATCTTAAAAGAACAATTTCCAAATTTAAGCGATGCTTTGGAGTTTTTAAAACAAAATGAGCTTTATCAGCTTAATCAAGATGGTGAAATTTGTGAAAGAAGCTATGGAGCTTTAGTTAAAATAGGAACACTTTGGAGATTTTTGCCTTATGCAAAGGCTTTTGAAAATGAGGTTTTAAAGCTTGAATATGAGTTTGATAAGCTTTTAGAAAAACTAAGAAATTGCACGTTAGATGATGAAAAAAATGCTTATATTAATTATATAGAAAAATTAAAATTTGCTTTTTGTGAAAAAGATAATAATGAAGTGGTCAAAAAATGGCAAGAAGCAGAGCTTGCGTGGATGGAAGTAAAATGTCCATTGCAAATTGGCCATCCTTTAGAATACTATGAAGATTCTTACACTCATGCAGTGGCGCTTGAATGGGATATACGCTTAGAAGATGTGAGTGGTTTTAACGGGAGCGAATTTAAAGAAAAAATCAAAAAAAGCTTTGCTATGGTGTATGCAAATTTAGAAGAAGAAGATGAGGCTTTGTTTGATGAAGTGAATTTTAATCTTGATAAAACTCAGCTTTATATTTGTATGCCTATGATTTTTTATGGAGCAGAGCTTAAGGGGCTTTTTTCTGCTCAAGTAGTGCCAAATGATGAGTATGTAAGCAATATAGCAGGTAAAAAGATCTTTGCTTTTTTAAATTATGTTTATGAAAATGCTAAAACCAAGCCTTTTATGAAGCTTTCTTCTATGGTATTTGAAAAAGAATTTTTAGATTATGGTAGAGAAATTTTATTTTATAATGAAAAATTATGGAAAAGAATTTATGAGGTTTCTACCATAGGTCATGAGTTTGGACATATTTTCTTTGTGGCAAATGATAGCGAAAAGAAAATGAATGAAAGTGGTGTATTTAAAAATATAGAAGAGTTTAAAGCTACTGCAGGCGGGCTTGTGAATTTCTTTTTACATGAAGAAGATGATTTAAAGCTTCCTGTATTTTATGAGCTTATTAAAAGGGCTATAGGATTGATCGCTTGGCAAAGAGTAGAGGAGGTTAAGCCTTATTATACTGAAGGTTTGATTCATTTGTCATTGTTGTTTAAATCAGGGGTATTATCTTTTGCAAATGAGAAATTAAACATTAAATTTGATGAGGAAGCTTATGAAGCCTTTAAGGCTGTATTTATGCAAAATTACTATAAGCTAGCAAGACATTATATGTTAAAAGAAGATGCTAAAAATTATTTAGATGAATTTTGTGTTTTAGAAGATGAGGTGTTTTTACCACTTGATGAAGAGTGTAAGGAATTTGTAAAATACTACTATGAATTACACAAGTTTTATGGTAATGAAATTGATGAAAGCGGAGAGTTTGAAAAATACTCTAATGTAAAATAA
- a CDS encoding acyl-CoA thioesterase, whose protein sequence is MKDMGEPKLRVIAMPSNTNPAGNIFGGWIMSQIDLAGAIAARELSPQRVVTVAVDKIIFKEPIFVGDLVSCYAKIIKAGNTSITVAVEVVTQRANEYGRVYCMHVTSAVVTYVSVDKDGNKFPIDADLKRLHGF, encoded by the coding sequence ATGAAAGATATGGGAGAACCTAAGCTAAGAGTTATAGCTATGCCAAGCAATACAAACCCCGCTGGTAATATCTTTGGCGGTTGGATTATGTCACAAATTGATCTAGCTGGAGCCATTGCTGCAAGAGAACTTTCTCCACAAAGAGTTGTCACAGTTGCGGTAGATAAAATCATTTTTAAAGAGCCAATTTTCGTAGGTGATTTGGTATCTTGCTATGCAAAAATCATCAAAGCGGGTAATACATCCATCACCGTAGCAGTAGAAGTAGTTACTCAAAGAGCTAATGAATATGGCCGTGTGTATTGTATGCATGTAACTTCAGCTGTAGTAACTTATGTAAGCGTAGATAAAGATGGAAATAAATTTCCTATTGATGCGGATTTAAAAAGATTGCACGGCTTTTAA
- a CDS encoding ribose-phosphate pyrophosphokinase, which translates to MRGYKIFSGSANEEFAKKISKYLSLPLSNAGVKRFSDGEISIQIDESVRGKDVFIIQSTCAPTNDNLMELLIMTDALRRSSASSITAIIPYFGYARQDRKASPRVPITAKLVANLIESAGVDRVATIDLHAGQIQGFFDIPVDNLYGSIIFNDYIKNKNYKNPIIASPDIGGIARARSVAKALGLDIVIVDKRREKANESEVMNVIGDVKDKEVILVDDIIDTAGTIVKAAEVFKSKGAKSVIACCTHPVLSGVAYERIAKDALDELVVTDTIPLKQQMDKIKVLSVAPIFGEVIRRVYHNESVNSLFV; encoded by the coding sequence ATGCGTGGATATAAAATATTTTCTGGTTCAGCAAATGAAGAATTTGCTAAAAAAATCTCAAAATACCTTTCATTGCCTCTAAGCAATGCAGGTGTGAAGCGTTTTAGCGATGGTGAAATTAGCATTCAAATAGATGAAAGCGTGCGTGGTAAAGATGTATTTATCATCCAAAGCACCTGTGCTCCAACAAATGATAATCTAATGGAACTTTTAATCATGACAGATGCTCTGCGTCGCTCAAGTGCAAGCTCTATCACAGCTATCATCCCTTATTTTGGTTACGCTAGACAAGATAGAAAAGCAAGTCCTAGAGTGCCAATTACTGCAAAATTAGTAGCAAATCTTATAGAATCAGCAGGAGTAGATAGAGTAGCTACCATAGACTTACATGCTGGACAAATTCAAGGCTTTTTTGATATACCGGTGGATAATCTTTATGGAAGTATTATTTTTAATGATTATATTAAAAATAAAAACTACAAAAATCCTATCATCGCAAGCCCTGATATAGGCGGTATAGCAAGAGCTAGAAGCGTAGCAAAAGCTTTAGGACTTGATATAGTGATAGTAGATAAAAGACGCGAAAAAGCTAATGAAAGCGAAGTGATGAATGTCATCGGTGATGTAAAAGATAAAGAAGTGATTTTAGTAGATGATATCATCGATACAGCAGGAACCATAGTAAAAGCTGCTGAAGTATTTAAAAGCAAAGGTGCAAAGTCAGTTATAGCTTGCTGTACTCACCCTGTACTTAGTGGTGTAGCTTATGAAAGAATAGCCAAAGATGCGCTTGATGAGCTAGTAGTAACTGATACTATACCTTTAAAACAACAAATGGATAAAATCAAAGTCCTAAGCGTAGCACCTATTTTTGGTGAGGTAATACGCAGAGTTTATCATAATGAAAGCGTAAATTCTTTATTTGTATAA
- a CDS encoding Dam family site-specific DNA-(adenine-N6)-methyltransferase, producing the protein MSEIFLSPILYMGNKSRLIRKGLINLFPKKINKFIDVFAGSASISMNTKAKFYIINDIDDTLHSYYQMFLKYEANEIINHIKQRIAEFNLPQKTTIRCFSDKEEVDKYKKAYHIFRDQYNKNKNVLDLYTLMFFAFSQQFRTNKKGDFNMPFGNNYFSTKNEKNITIGHSFFKKNISFYKENFIDLIDKINISKDDFVYFDPPYRITTATYNENNSWNQKDDTLLYNVCEKLDKNGINFGLSNVFINKNIENTLLKEFCIKNNLNIYTPNNFKYHACGKENIKQQEVFICNYEIESTEHDFNYIKI; encoded by the coding sequence ATGAGTGAAATATTTTTAAGCCCTATATTATATATGGGTAATAAATCTCGTTTGATTAGAAAAGGATTAATAAATTTATTTCCTAAAAAAATTAATAAGTTTATAGATGTTTTTGCAGGAAGTGCAAGCATTTCCATGAATACTAAAGCTAAATTCTATATAATAAATGATATAGATGATACCTTACACTCTTACTACCAAATGTTTTTAAAATATGAAGCTAATGAAATAATTAATCATATAAAACAAAGAATTGCAGAATTTAATCTACCACAAAAAACAACTATTCGCTGTTTCAGTGATAAAGAAGAAGTTGATAAATATAAAAAAGCATATCATATTTTTAGAGATCAATATAATAAAAATAAAAATGTTTTAGATCTATATACTCTTATGTTTTTTGCGTTTTCACAACAATTTAGAACTAACAAAAAAGGTGATTTTAATATGCCTTTTGGAAATAATTACTTTTCTACTAAAAATGAAAAGAATATAACAATTGGACATTCCTTCTTTAAAAAAAATATTTCCTTTTATAAAGAAAATTTTATTGATTTAATAGATAAAATAAATATTTCAAAAGATGATTTTGTCTATTTTGATCCACCATATAGAATAACAACAGCAACATATAATGAAAATAATAGTTGGAATCAAAAAGATGATACTCTACTTTATAATGTTTGTGAAAAACTGGATAAAAATGGAATTAATTTTGGTTTGAGCAATGTATTTATAAATAAAAACATCGAAAATACACTATTAAAAGAATTTTGCATCAAAAATAATTTAAACATTTATACACCTAATAATTTTAAATATCATGCTTGTGGAAAAGAAAATATAAAACAGCAAGAAGTTTTTATTTGTAATTATGAAATTGAATCAACCGAGCATGACTTTAATTATATTAAAATATAG
- a CDS encoding histidine phosphotransferase, which produces MGILEQLELDYELEEIERFLYFFRSLCDVLEPLIVKLSSDSLKYKEALKDLEQNIHNVVWAAKRLNLDEIANFCTFCEEIMQEAAKFDGPASDEFVDWMFLVGEQLDRYCSDYEKNTSFLSVFNPKIANVPDKISK; this is translated from the coding sequence ATGGGAATTTTAGAGCAATTAGAGTTAGATTACGAGCTTGAAGAAATCGAGCGTTTTTTGTATTTTTTTAGAAGTCTTTGCGATGTTTTAGAGCCTTTGATAGTAAAACTAAGTAGCGATAGCTTAAAATACAAAGAAGCTTTAAAAGACTTAGAGCAAAATATTCATAATGTAGTTTGGGCTGCTAAAAGATTAAATTTAGATGAAATTGCAAATTTTTGTACATTCTGTGAAGAAATTATGCAAGAAGCAGCTAAATTTGATGGGCCTGCTAGCGATGAATTTGTGGATTGGATGTTTTTAGTGGGTGAGCAGCTTGATAGATATTGCAGTGATTATGAAAAAAATACTTCTTTTTTAAGTGTATTTAACCCTAAAATTGCAAATGTTCCAGATAAAATTTCTAAATAA
- the ruvB gene encoding Holliday junction branch migration DNA helicase RuvB, with protein MDRIIEIEKFSPDETYETSLRPSNFDGYIGQENIKKNLEIFIKAAKKRNECLDHILFSGPAGLGKTTLANIISYEMNANIKTTAAPMIEKSGDLAAILTNLNEGDILFIDEIHRLSPAIEEVLYPAMEDFRLDIIIGSGPAAQTIKIDLPKFTLIGATTRAGMLSNPLRDRFGMQFRLEFYKNEELAIILEKAALKLNKTCEKKASLEIAKRSRSTPRIALRLLKRVRDFADVNDEEIISEKRAKEALDSLGVNELGFDAMDLRYLELLTEAKRKPIGLSSIAAALSEDENTIEDVIEPYLLANGYIERTAKGRIASLKSFDVFKLKYNKGLFDEK; from the coding sequence ATGGACAGAATCATAGAGATTGAAAAATTCTCCCCTGATGAAACTTATGAAACAAGCCTTAGACCTTCAAATTTTGACGGCTATATAGGACAAGAAAACATTAAAAAAAATTTAGAAATTTTCATCAAAGCTGCTAAAAAAAGAAATGAATGTCTAGATCATATCCTTTTTAGTGGGCCTGCAGGACTTGGTAAGACAACTTTAGCAAATATTATCTCATATGAAATGAATGCAAATATCAAAACTACCGCTGCACCCATGATAGAAAAAAGTGGAGACTTAGCTGCGATTTTAACCAATCTTAATGAGGGAGATATTTTATTTATCGATGAAATTCATCGCTTAAGTCCTGCCATAGAAGAAGTGCTTTATCCTGCTATGGAAGATTTTCGTCTTGATATTATCATCGGTAGTGGACCTGCTGCACAAACAATAAAAATCGATTTGCCTAAATTTACACTCATTGGTGCTACCACAAGAGCAGGTATGCTAAGCAATCCTTTACGCGATCGCTTTGGTATGCAATTTCGCTTGGAATTTTATAAAAATGAAGAGCTTGCTATCATTTTAGAAAAAGCAGCTCTAAAGCTTAATAAAACTTGTGAAAAAAAAGCTTCTTTAGAAATAGCCAAACGCAGTCGTTCTACCCCAAGGATTGCTTTAAGATTGCTTAAGCGCGTAAGAGACTTTGCTGATGTTAATGATGAGGAAATCATTAGCGAAAAAAGAGCTAAAGAAGCGCTTGATTCTTTAGGGGTAAATGAGCTTGGTTTTGATGCAATGGATTTGAGGTATTTAGAGCTTTTAACTGAAGCTAAAAGAAAACCTATAGGACTTTCTAGTATAGCTGCAGCATTAAGTGAGGATGAAAATACCATAGAAGATGTGATAGAGCCATATTTACTAGCAAATGGCTATATAGAAAGAACAGCTAAAGGTCGTATTGCAAGCTTAAAAAGCTTTGATGTTTTCAAATTAAAATACAACAAGGGTTTATTTGATGAAAAGTAG
- a CDS encoding AI-2E family transporter encodes MKSSNFFLISFILIILFWVLFLFKPFLMNIAIASLMAVSTSNVNVKFLNIFKGKKVVAATATTTFMLALFFIPFVYAIIELAKAASGFNISYIHNTIEYFKNYSLHLPESLSFIEPKIKEALASIDLNSISKDVLTYLSSATKFGTKFLTDMVLICVFYFFANLYGAQLIGYIKTIVPMKKEETQGILSEVSNVMSVVFYSMVLNAILQGVLFAIITKFYGYDAILMGILFCFSSLIPVVGGALIYVPVSLYEFANNNLSGALVIFIYSVVMISFIADTLVKPYIIKWINEKLVQIPTQINELLIFFAMIAGISSFGFWGIILGPAILTFFISTLKLYVILKEKHFV; translated from the coding sequence ATGAAAAGTAGTAATTTTTTCTTAATTAGCTTTATTTTGATCATTTTATTTTGGGTGCTTTTTTTATTTAAACCTTTTTTGATGAATATAGCCATAGCAAGTTTAATGGCTGTTTCTACTTCTAATGTTAATGTTAAATTCTTAAATATATTCAAAGGTAAAAAAGTCGTTGCAGCAACAGCTACTACTACTTTTATGCTGGCTTTATTTTTTATACCTTTTGTATATGCTATTATAGAACTTGCAAAAGCTGCTAGCGGTTTTAATATAAGTTATATTCACAATACCATAGAATATTTTAAAAATTACTCTTTACACCTACCTGAATCTTTAAGCTTTATAGAGCCCAAAATCAAAGAAGCACTAGCAAGTATTGATTTAAATTCCATTTCTAAAGATGTTTTAACCTATCTTTCAAGCGCAACTAAATTCGGGACTAAATTTCTAACTGATATGGTGTTAATTTGTGTGTTTTATTTCTTTGCTAATCTTTATGGAGCCCAACTCATTGGCTATATCAAAACCATAGTACCTATGAAAAAAGAAGAAACTCAAGGTATTTTAAGTGAAGTGAGCAATGTAATGTCTGTGGTGTTTTATTCTATGGTGCTAAATGCCATTTTACAAGGGGTGCTTTTTGCTATCATTACTAAATTTTATGGTTATGATGCGATTTTAATGGGGATATTATTTTGCTTTAGTTCTTTAATCCCTGTTGTAGGCGGAGCATTAATTTATGTGCCTGTTTCTTTATATGAATTTGCCAATAACAATCTAAGCGGTGCTTTAGTGATTTTCATTTATAGCGTGGTAATGATATCTTTTATCGCAGATACTTTAGTAAAACCCTATATCATTAAATGGATTAATGAAAAACTTGTTCAAATTCCAACGCAAATTAACGAACTTTTAATTTTCTTTGCGATGATAGCAGGAATTTCAAGTTTTGGTTTTTGGGGTATTATCCTTGGACCTGCTATTTTAACTTTCTTTATTTCTACTTTAAAATTATATGTGATTTTAAAAGAAAAGCATTTTGTATAA